TTACGCTGCCTTCTCATGCCGTGACCGGTCATTTTACCAGCGCCTGTCAGCTGCAGGTGAGCGGCCCGGTGCGGATGACAGTCGTGCAACTGAACGCCTATGGCTGCTACCGTATGCTGGGCATTGACGGTGAGTCTTTCACCAATTACTACCGCAACCTGGACCTGCATGAGAACGCAGTTTGGTCACAGCTGGGAAACCGCCTTCAGCAGCTTCGCGACCCGCAGGAGATCACCGCTGTGCTGAACGAGACATTTCAACAGGTATTGCAAAGTGATGCGCCCTGCCTGAAGCAGGCAGACGAGATGGCCGATTACCTCCTGGCCCGTCAGGGCAATGTGAGCGTGGAAGAACTGGCGAAGGCGTTTCAGTTGTCCCGTCCCACGCTGGAGCGGTTGTTCAACCGGGTAATAGGCATGCCGCCACAGCTATTTGCCCGCATGGTCCGTTTCCGGAATGCGTTGCAGCAAACAGATATGGCGCAGTGGCAGATGCCGGCCACGGCCTATTATAACCTGGCGATGTTCATACAGGACCATTTGCAGTTCAACGGCGAAATGCCGTCCTGGTATAATGCGCCGGCCACTATCGCGCATATGCCGGCACCGGCCATGCAACAGGTGGCAGTAGCGAGTTAGAAAAAATTGCCTACATTTAGTAACGCTCAATGTTACTGACTATGGCAACTACCATTTACCTCGTTAAAGACGGAGACTATACTGTTTCAACTGACAAATCAAGGCTGGACATCAGTGTTATACACGATTTCCTGGCAAAAGAATCATACTGGGCAAAAGATATTCCTGTCAGTGTTGTGGAAAAAACACTGGCAGGATCTTTATGTTTTGGATTATACTATCGCGACCGGCAGATAGGATTTGCCAGGCTGATCACCGATCTGGCTTCTTTCGCCTACCTGGCCGATGTGTTTGTGGTACCTGCCTACCGCGGCAAAGGTCTTTCCAAACTGCTGATGCGCGCCATACTGGAGCACCCCGAGCTGCAAACCCTGCGGAGATGGCTGCTGGTAACACAGGATGCACACGAATTATACCGGCAGTTCGGCTTCACAGAAGTGCCTAATCCGGAAAAGTTTATGCAGCGTCATAACCCGAACGCTTATACGAAATAACAGTCCGACAACTATTCTTTTTATTATATTACCCCGATAATCTGGTGCTATATGCAATATTCCGCAGCCCACTGGCGAGATCAATTAAAATTACAACCACACGTGGAAGGCGGCGCCTTTCTCGAAACATACCGTTCTGAGTGGATGCTGGACATGAGCACCCTGCCGGCCGGCATGGGTGGCAACCGGAACGCGTCTACCTGTATATATTTTTTACTGGAAGAAGGACAGTTTTCCGCTTTTCACCGCATTGCCGCTGATGAGATCTGGCACTTCTATGACGGCCAAACCCTTACCATCTATGAGATTGAGCCGGGCGGGCAGCTCCGGGCACACAAGCTGGGGCGGGATATTCAAAACGGCGAGAGCCTGCAGGTGATCATCTGCGCAGGCAACTGGTTTGCCTCCCGCGTGGAAGTGCCCGGCGGATATGCGCTCACCGGCTGTACCGTAGCACCCGGCTTCGACTTCGCCGATTTTGAGCTGGCAGACAAGGCCACCTTACAGGCTGCCTATCCACAACATGCATCGCTGATTGACAGCCTTACCCGGTAATCTAACGTTAACGATTAAACGCACATTATACTCCGGCTTTTTATTAATTTACAGCCGGACCAGGTAAGATATTGCCTGTTTTTATCAAACCATCCTCATGAAGAAGATCCTCTATATTGTTGCTTTTCTGCTACTGGCCGTGCTGCTTTTCTGGCTGGGCAAACGTTTTGGTTCCTCCAATGTCAGCGAGCAGGTGATCTCCAACAGCACTATTGTAAAGGAAATCGCCGAACTGGCCAGCCTGGACGTACAAGGCTCCGCCAGCATCAAACGCAGTAACATTGAAGACAGCGGCGGGTGGAGCGATAATCTGAAGAAGGCTTTCCTGGAAAACACCGTATGGGTCACTATCCCCTATCAGGCAAAATACGGGGTGAATATCGACGAAAAACATTTTAAGGTGGAAGTCAGCAATAAAAAGATCATTGTTCACTTGCCGGCGCCTAAGCTAATGAGCTACGAGCTGAAAGTAGACAAAATGGAAACGGCCAACCGCAAGGGCTGGCTCCTCTTCCAGGACGACGAAACCTATACTGCCGTGCAGAAAAAGCTGTACCAGACATCCCGCAGCCAGCTGGAAAATAACCAATTGTACATACAGCAATCCAAAGACAAGATCCGGAAGGTAATGGAGCAGTATTACGCCCCCTTCCTGAAAGACCATACCCTTGAAGTACAGTTTGACGGCGCCGCCACGGCCACCCCTCCGCTCAACTGATCAGACATCAGGCTGCGTTAAGGGCTATATACCGCACCAGGCTGCGTTTTGCGACCGGCAGCAGCGTCTCGTTGACCGGCAATACCAGGGGCGTTTCCACACAATATACCGCCGGGTTAGACGCCTTATTTTTCCTGAGCAGGATTGTTTTGATGTGCTCGCAAGTGTGTACCAGGTCTTTTGTGTACGCTTCCAGGTATTCCGTACGGATGCCCCGGTACTGTTCATCATGCCGTTCAAAAATGGTTAGATGATAGCTGTATACCAGCGTATCGCTGTAACGCCCGTCACACAGCAGCAGGTAACCCGATGTATTTTCCAGCGGCACCAGCCCCACTGGTGAAATCCGCAGTTTGTCCTGCACAAACTCGTAAATCTCCGTTCCGTCGCGGATCGTGTCGTTCATAGCAGACAGGGCGTATCCGATGATTTCTTCCAGTTCCTGCATCAGCTCATCATCTTCACTTACTTTTTCGTACAGCAGCATCAGTTTCTCCAGGTCGATGCCGGTCAACCGTTTGGGGAACTGTTGTTCCATCAGTTGTTTGTTTTCCCTGAAAGCCCGGAGATTGTTAAAATGGTAGATGATATCAGCCAGCTGGGGATATAGCTTGTTTTGGTTAAAGGCCCGGTGGATCTCCTGCAGGTAGGACAACAGGGTGTATTTCTTCAGTTCAAAATCAATATAGCCATCCGCAAACCAGGTTTCGCTCAGCGTTGTTCCCATAAAAAAGTGAATTTAACGGTTACTATTAATTTACGAAAAAAAGAGGACAAAACACAAGGCTCTTCCGCCGCACTTCCCGATGCGGCTTTGTCTATCGCGAATGTCATACATATGCCATGCCGTTTTATCCGGCCACCGCATCGTCAATTTATCCCGGTGCGGTGGAACGGGCAAAAGCGGCCAAAACAACAAAAAGCAGCGTAAAGCAGTAAAACCGCGGTCCAGTCAACCGAAATGACTGGCATAAAAAGGGGTGGCGAACATGATTCAGTGCCTCATTCATATGAAAAATAAAAACAATAAATAACATTATTCTATGATAAACCGCAAACTATTCCTACAAAATAAAAATGCCGTACATGCTTTACTGTAAAGGGTTTCAGCATGATTAAGCAATAACTGGCAGGTACCCGCCGGAAATATTTTTTAACCTTCACCACTTTATTGATGTTTATTTCATAACTTCAGTATATTATTTTTCATTTTTTTAATTTCAGTTATCATGAACATTTACGTAGCCAACCTGCACTATAGGTTGACCGATGAGGATCTCCATCAGATTTTCAGCGATTATGGAGAGGTTACCTCCGCTAAGGTTATCAAAGACCATGAAACAGGCCGCTCTCGTGGTTTCGGTTTTGTGGAAATGCCTAATCAGGAAGAAGGAGCCAAGGCTATGGATAGTTTAAACGGCAGCGAGATAGAAGGCAAGCAATTAATGGTAAACGAAGCAAGACCTAAACAGCCGAATAATAATTTCAAAGGTGGTGGTAATCGTGGTGGCGGAGGAGGATATGGCTCCCGTGACCGTCGTTACTAATCCCTTATTCGGGCACAAAGGAATTGAAGAGGCGCTTTCACGAGCGCCTCTTTTTATTTGGGAATTTTTTGATTTACGATTTTGGAATTTCGTGGACCATCTAAGCGAATGATTAAAGTAAGGTATAAAATAGAAGACGGGCGCGATAATATCGCGCCCGTCTTCTATTTTATATTTGCTCAGATGATTTAAGAAATTCTAAAATCGTAAATCAAAAATCCCTAAATGGTCCGTTTGGGATCGAAATTTTCGAGTTCCTGGGCCACAGCAGTCAGGAAAGTAGCGCCCAGGGAGCCATCCACGATACGGTGATCGTAGGACATGGACAGGTACATCATATGGCGGATAGCGATAGAGTCGCCCTGTTCGGTTTCCACGACCACGGGGCGTTTTTTGATAGCGCCGACAGCCAGGATGGCCACCTGCGGCTGATTGATGATGGGGGTTCCCATCAGGCTGCCGAAAGTGCCAACGTTGGTGAGGGTGAAGGTACCGGACTGCGTGTCTTCCGGTTTCAGTTTGTTCTGACGGGCAGCATTGGCCAGGCCGTTGACCTGTTTGCTGAGGCCAGTCAGGTTGAGCATGTCTGCGTTTTTAATCACGGGCACGATCAGGTTACCGGAAGGTAAGGCCGTGGCCATACCGATATTAATATCTTTTTTGATAATGATTTTATCACCGTCGAGGGAGCAGTTGATCAGCGGGAAACGTTTGATACATTTCACGATGGCTTCTATGAACAGTGGTGTGAACGTGAGTTTTTCGCCTTCTCTTTTTTCGAATTCACCTTTCATGCGATCGCGCCATTTCACCATGTTGGTCACATCGGCTTCTGCGAAGCTGGTCACGTGCGGGCTGGTTTGTTTGCTCATCACCATATGGTTGGCGATCAGTTTGCGCATGCGGTCCATTTCCACGATTTCCACGTTGCCGTTATAGGTAGGGGAAGCAACGGTAGTGGTTACTGCCGGCGTGTTACGTACAGCGGTAGCAGGAGTGGCAGCAGTTTCCGCAACAGGTGTTACGTCGGGGACTACCTTGCCTTCCTTACGGTCTGCCACATATTGCAGGATATCCTTTTTGGTCACGCGGCCATCGCTGCCGGAACCGGGAATCCTCTCCAGGTCGGCGAAGCTAACGCCTTCCTGTTGCGCAATGGTGAGCACGAGCGGGGAATAGAATCTGGCGCCGCCGGCAGCAGGTGTAGGGGCGGCCGCAGCTGCAACGGGTGCAGCAGATGGTACGGCGGCAGCGGTAAACTTAGGCTCTGAGGCCGCTACCGGTGTTTCAGGTACAGGTGCAGTATTGGCCGCTGCATCGGCATTGGTATTGATACGGGCTATCACAGTGCCCACCGGTACCACATCGTTTTCCTTGAAGAGTACTTCGGCGATCACCCCTTCTGCAATCGAGGGGACTTCGCTGTCCACTTTGTCCGTAGCAATTTCCAACACGGTTTCATCCACTTTTACGTGATCGCCCGTCTTTTTATGCCAACGCAAAATGGTGGCTTCCATGATGCTTTCTCCCATTTTTGGCATTACCAATTCTACAATGGCCATAAGATTGTTTTTAGCTTTAGTGTGGACAAAAATAAGGGAATTGTATCAATTCAGTCAGTCAGTGCTGCGGCTTATTCCAAAATGAGCTTACGCAGCTCGTTCATCGCATACACGGCGGTCATCTGGGTATTCCGTTCCCGGTCATACCGCAGATGGTACTTGATGGCTGTCATTTTCTCCCGGCTGCCAACGGCCACCCATACGGTGCCGACCGGCTTTTCCGGGGTGCCGCCGTCGGGCCCCATGATACCGGATACGGCTATGGCATAATCTGTTTCCAGCAGTTGCAGGGCGCCGGCCAGCATTTCCTTCACGGTTTCCTCACTTACCGCACCATAGGTCTGCAATGTCTCTGCTTTTACACCCAACAGCTTCATTTTCATCTCATTGGCGTAGGTAATGGCGCTGCCTTTATAATAGGCGGAACTACCGGGAACAGCTGTGATCCAGGTGGATATTTGTCCACCGGTACAGCTTTCAGCGGTGCCTACCGTCTTTCCTCTTTCTTTCAGCAGCTGCCCCAGCACCTCTCCGATGCTGATGTCCTGATCAGTGACGGTGATATCCGGCAATAACGCCATCAGTTCATGGAAATAGCCTGTCAGTTCAGCTGCGGAGGTCACTTTGTCCGCACCGAAGGCGGTAAGTCGCAGTTTCAGCAGGCTATAGCTGGGCAGGTAAGCCAGTTTGATATGTGGCGGCAGTTTTGCTTCAAAAGCTATCAGCCTTTCCGCTACAAATGATTCCCCCATACCGGAGGTGATCAGCGTACGGTGTACTACCGCAGGGGTATTAAAATGTGCCGCCAGCTGAGGCAGCACGTAACTTTCCATGATGCCTTTCATTTCGTGCGGCACACCGGGCATAGACACATAGATCTTCCCGTCTTTTTCGAACCACATGCCGGGGGCGGTGCCTCTCTCGTTGGCAATCACTGTACAGGACTCAGGCACCAGGGCCTGGGCCACATTACGTTCCAGTATCGGCAGGCCGCGGCTTTCGAAGATGTGCAGCACCCGCTGCAGTGTGGCTGCATCCTGCACCAGCCGGGTCTGGAAGTATTCGCAGAGCGTGGGTTTGGTGATATCATCGGCCGTAGGCCCCAATCCTCCGGTAATCAGTACGATATCAGACAGTTCAGCTTCTTTGGCGAGGTTGGACAGGATGTCTTCCCGTACATCGCCAATGGCTAAACGCCGATGTACCCAGATACCTAATGCATTGAGTTCCTGTGCCATCCAGGCGGAATTGGTATCAATCGTTTGTCCTATCAGCAGTTCATCACCAATGGTAATGATGCTGGCGGTTATTTTGCTCATAGTTGCAGAAATGTCAAATGGCGGACATCAAACATGATCATCCGCCATTCGTAATTATTTAAAAAAAGGTTCCAGCCGTTCTTTCAGTGCTTCCGGCAGGCCTGCTTTCTGTTTGGTTTTCACATCGATGAACACCAGTGTGGTCACGCC
The Chitinophaga varians genome window above contains:
- a CDS encoding helix-turn-helix domain-containing protein, whose amino-acid sequence is MNFHICHPGDALRPFVKQFYYWEDDSRGQIQLPQHLFTLGDQYMVFIPEGTAVIKPADHAAFTLPSHAVTGHFTSACQLQVSGPVRMTVVQLNAYGCYRMLGIDGESFTNYYRNLDLHENAVWSQLGNRLQQLRDPQEITAVLNETFQQVLQSDAPCLKQADEMADYLLARQGNVSVEELAKAFQLSRPTLERLFNRVIGMPPQLFARMVRFRNALQQTDMAQWQMPATAYYNLAMFIQDHLQFNGEMPSWYNAPATIAHMPAPAMQQVAVAS
- a CDS encoding GNAT family N-acetyltransferase translates to MATTIYLVKDGDYTVSTDKSRLDISVIHDFLAKESYWAKDIPVSVVEKTLAGSLCFGLYYRDRQIGFARLITDLASFAYLADVFVVPAYRGKGLSKLLMRAILEHPELQTLRRWLLVTQDAHELYRQFGFTEVPNPEKFMQRHNPNAYTK
- a CDS encoding cupin domain-containing protein, giving the protein MQYSAAHWRDQLKLQPHVEGGAFLETYRSEWMLDMSTLPAGMGGNRNASTCIYFLLEEGQFSAFHRIAADEIWHFYDGQTLTIYEIEPGGQLRAHKLGRDIQNGESLQVIICAGNWFASRVEVPGGYALTGCTVAPGFDFADFELADKATLQAAYPQHASLIDSLTR
- a CDS encoding DUF4230 domain-containing protein; the protein is MKKILYIVAFLLLAVLLFWLGKRFGSSNVSEQVISNSTIVKEIAELASLDVQGSASIKRSNIEDSGGWSDNLKKAFLENTVWVTIPYQAKYGVNIDEKHFKVEVSNKKIIVHLPAPKLMSYELKVDKMETANRKGWLLFQDDETYTAVQKKLYQTSRSQLENNQLYIQQSKDKIRKVMEQYYAPFLKDHTLEVQFDGAATATPPLN
- a CDS encoding RNA recognition motif domain-containing protein, coding for MNIYVANLHYRLTDEDLHQIFSDYGEVTSAKVIKDHETGRSRGFGFVEMPNQEEGAKAMDSLNGSEIEGKQLMVNEARPKQPNNNFKGGGNRGGGGGYGSRDRRY
- a CDS encoding dihydrolipoamide acetyltransferase family protein is translated as MAIVELVMPKMGESIMEATILRWHKKTGDHVKVDETVLEIATDKVDSEVPSIAEGVIAEVLFKENDVVPVGTVIARINTNADAAANTAPVPETPVAASEPKFTAAAVPSAAPVAAAAAPTPAAGGARFYSPLVLTIAQQEGVSFADLERIPGSGSDGRVTKKDILQYVADRKEGKVVPDVTPVAETAATPATAVRNTPAVTTTVASPTYNGNVEIVEMDRMRKLIANHMVMSKQTSPHVTSFAEADVTNMVKWRDRMKGEFEKREGEKLTFTPLFIEAIVKCIKRFPLINCSLDGDKIIIKKDINIGMATALPSGNLIVPVIKNADMLNLTGLSKQVNGLANAARQNKLKPEDTQSGTFTLTNVGTFGSLMGTPIINQPQVAILAVGAIKKRPVVVETEQGDSIAIRHMMYLSMSYDHRIVDGSLGATFLTAVAQELENFDPKRTI
- a CDS encoding CinA family nicotinamide mononucleotide deamidase-related protein, which codes for MSKITASIITIGDELLIGQTIDTNSAWMAQELNALGIWVHRRLAIGDVREDILSNLAKEAELSDIVLITGGLGPTADDITKPTLCEYFQTRLVQDAATLQRVLHIFESRGLPILERNVAQALVPESCTVIANERGTAPGMWFEKDGKIYVSMPGVPHEMKGIMESYVLPQLAAHFNTPAVVHRTLITSGMGESFVAERLIAFEAKLPPHIKLAYLPSYSLLKLRLTAFGADKVTSAAELTGYFHELMALLPDITVTDQDISIGEVLGQLLKERGKTVGTAESCTGGQISTWITAVPGSSAYYKGSAITYANEMKMKLLGVKAETLQTYGAVSEETVKEMLAGALQLLETDYAIAVSGIMGPDGGTPEKPVGTVWVAVGSREKMTAIKYHLRYDRERNTQMTAVYAMNELRKLILE